The following coding sequences lie in one Caproicibacterium argilliputei genomic window:
- a CDS encoding glycosyl-4,4'-diaponeurosporenoate acyltransferase CrtO family protein produces MIQDMNYLSMLFINLLIVGAWHGTTFLLSVKLSNSYFQPDSALYRPWKWEKGGRWYRDVLHINEWKDRVPQFVGSGGFSKKHITDVSLDYLDNFISETCRAEWMHTWNLGSIFLTLIINQSVVGVTFTVLIFMGNAPFAMIQRYNRFRLEIVRKRLQRDASRAVAAV; encoded by the coding sequence TTGATTCAGGATATGAATTATTTATCTATGCTTTTCATCAATTTGCTGATTGTGGGAGCCTGGCACGGAACGACGTTTTTGCTTTCTGTCAAATTGTCCAATTCCTATTTTCAGCCGGATTCCGCCCTGTACCGGCCGTGGAAATGGGAAAAGGGCGGTCGTTGGTACCGCGATGTCCTACATATCAACGAGTGGAAAGACCGCGTCCCGCAGTTTGTCGGCAGCGGTGGCTTTTCTAAAAAGCATATCACCGATGTTTCCCTGGATTACTTGGACAATTTCATAAGCGAAACCTGCCGTGCAGAGTGGATGCACACTTGGAACCTCGGCAGCATTTTCTTAACCTTAATTATCAACCAGTCCGTGGTGGGAGTTACCTTTACCGTCCTGATCTTCATGGGAAATGCACCGTTTGCCATGATTCAGCGGTACAACCGCTTTCGGCTGGAAATTGTACGCAAACGGCTGCAGCGGGACGCTTCCCGCGCGGTTGCCGCGGTTTGA
- a CDS encoding L-lactate dehydrogenase produces MTNIQKRKIVIIGAGHVGSHCGYSIMLRNGADELVYLDTDTEKARMQAQDQDDASSLLAHRVRVRAGTYADCADAQIVVMAAGVSRQPGQTRLDMFDSSIAIMNRIVVPLKASGFNGILISISNPADIVADFLRKRLDLPKAQVFSTGTSLDSARLRRILSEILGVDRRSIQAYSMGEHGDSQMIPASHIFVGGVPIRDYAAAQPELLQKLDFGAICRQDCASGCDIVDGKGCTEFGIGMVCADLVQAIFNDERRILPVSTLLEGEYGQTGVHAGVPAVIGKNGVEQILEIDLTPEEQKAFAHSCDVIRGFLARADQL; encoded by the coding sequence ATGACAAACATTCAAAAGCGTAAAATCGTCATTATCGGCGCAGGGCATGTGGGCTCACACTGCGGGTACAGCATTATGCTGCGCAACGGGGCCGACGAGCTGGTTTACTTGGATACGGACACAGAAAAAGCACGTATGCAGGCACAGGATCAGGACGACGCCTCCAGCCTGCTTGCCCACCGCGTGCGCGTGCGTGCGGGTACGTATGCAGACTGTGCGGATGCGCAGATTGTGGTGATGGCGGCCGGTGTGAGCCGCCAGCCGGGCCAGACCCGTCTGGATATGTTCGACAGCTCCATTGCCATTATGAATCGCATTGTCGTGCCGCTGAAAGCTTCCGGTTTCAACGGCATTTTAATCAGCATCTCCAACCCGGCAGACATTGTGGCAGACTTTCTGCGCAAGCGGCTCGACCTGCCGAAAGCGCAGGTATTCAGCACCGGCACTTCACTGGACTCCGCCCGGCTGCGCCGCATCCTCTCGGAAATTCTTGGTGTGGACCGCCGCTCCATTCAGGCTTACAGCATGGGGGAACACGGGGATTCGCAGATGATTCCGGCTTCTCATATTTTTGTCGGCGGCGTGCCGATTCGGGACTACGCGGCAGCGCAGCCGGAACTGCTGCAGAAACTGGATTTTGGCGCCATCTGCCGGCAGGACTGCGCCTCCGGCTGCGACATTGTGGATGGCAAAGGCTGCACGGAATTTGGCATCGGCATGGTTTGTGCGGATCTGGTACAGGCAATTTTTAACGATGAGAGGCGGATTCTACCCGTTTCCACTCTGCTGGAGGGCGAGTACGGTCAAACTGGTGTTCACGCGGGCGTTCCCGCTGTTATCGGTAAAAACGGTGTGGAACAGATTCTGGAAATTGACCTGACACCGGAAGAACAGAAGGCCTTTGCCCATTCCTGCGATGTCATCCGCGGATTTTTGGCACGCGCGGATCAGCTGTAA
- a CDS encoding NAD(P)/FAD-dependent oxidoreductase, translating to MKKNYDVLVIGAGPAGIFTALELDRIAPEKAVLVVDSGSTIADRRCPARTQGRCMHCKTCSIMNGWAGAGAFSDGKLSLCEDVGGNLIDYMSREKAQELIHYCDETYLHFGAPEKVFGLGDRTADKIAYDARRQNIQLIRCPVRHMGTEYSYQVLKAMYDYLAQKPQFTFLPHTTAESIIVKNGRAAGAVLTLADGSSCQVEAENVVAAPGRGGAAWLSHMAAETGLQTTNNEVDIGVRVEVPNGVMDHLTKSLYEAKLVYYSDTFENKVRTFCMNPGGIVSEEHYDGPNGGLAVVNGHSYAEDDRHSDNTNFALLVSTKFTEPFNQPIEYGRYIAKLGNMLTGGGIMVQRLGDLLLGRRSDASRLSKSTTVPTLKTAVPGDLSFVLPHRHLTSIVESLKAFDALAPGLYSKNTLLYGVEVKFYSSKVEVDSHFSTVIPGLYAIGDGAGITRGLMQASVTGVVVARTIHADTAE from the coding sequence ATGAAAAAAAACTATGACGTATTGGTAATTGGTGCCGGCCCGGCGGGGATTTTTACCGCACTGGAACTGGACCGCATCGCGCCGGAAAAAGCAGTGCTCGTTGTTGACAGCGGCAGCACCATTGCCGACCGCCGCTGCCCGGCACGCACGCAGGGACGCTGTATGCACTGCAAAACCTGCAGCATTATGAACGGCTGGGCCGGTGCGGGTGCTTTTTCCGATGGCAAGCTTTCACTCTGTGAAGATGTCGGCGGCAATTTGATTGATTATATGTCCCGTGAAAAAGCGCAGGAGCTTATTCACTACTGTGACGAAACCTACCTGCACTTCGGCGCACCGGAAAAGGTTTTCGGGTTAGGCGACCGCACAGCGGACAAAATCGCCTATGACGCGCGCCGCCAAAACATCCAGCTGATTCGCTGCCCGGTGCGCCACATGGGCACCGAGTATAGTTACCAAGTCTTAAAGGCCATGTACGACTACCTTGCGCAGAAGCCGCAGTTTACCTTCCTGCCGCACACCACCGCGGAAAGCATCATCGTGAAAAACGGCCGCGCTGCCGGTGCGGTGCTGACACTTGCAGACGGCTCCTCCTGCCAAGTCGAAGCAGAAAATGTGGTAGCTGCGCCCGGACGCGGCGGCGCAGCGTGGCTTTCTCACATGGCTGCCGAAACCGGTCTGCAGACCACCAACAACGAAGTGGACATCGGCGTACGCGTGGAAGTTCCCAACGGCGTGATGGATCACCTGACCAAAAGTCTGTACGAAGCCAAGCTGGTGTACTACTCTGACACCTTTGAAAACAAAGTACGCACGTTCTGCATGAACCCCGGCGGCATCGTCAGCGAAGAGCATTACGATGGGCCGAACGGCGGACTTGCCGTGGTAAACGGTCACTCCTATGCGGAGGACGACCGGCACAGTGACAACACCAACTTTGCCCTGCTGGTTTCCACCAAATTCACAGAGCCGTTTAATCAGCCCATCGAGTACGGCAGGTACATTGCCAAGCTCGGCAATATGCTGACAGGCGGCGGCATCATGGTACAGCGCTTAGGCGACCTGCTGCTGGGCCGCCGCAGCGACGCTTCGCGGCTTTCCAAATCCACCACAGTGCCCACCCTGAAAACCGCTGTGCCGGGCGACCTTTCCTTTGTTCTGCCGCACCGCCACCTGACCTCCATTGTCGAATCTCTCAAAGCCTTTGACGCACTGGCGCCGGGTCTTTACAGCAAGAACACCCTGCTGTACGGCGTGGAAGTGAAATTTTACTCCTCCAAAGTTGAAGTGGACAGCCACTTTTCCACGGTCATTCCCGGTCTGTACGCCATCGGAGACGGCGCGGGCATTACGCGCGGCCTGATGCAGGCTTCCGTGACCGGTGTCGTTGTGGCACGCACCATTCACGCCGACACAGCCGAATAA
- a CDS encoding nitroreductase family protein, producing MKMDFPIAQTVKKRHSVRSYLPQPVPDDEKKRIEAYAAGVQNPFSVPVSFHFAEKQAATGGEKLGTYGVIQGASYFVGVSAAPCALGLEAIGYSMEQVLLYLTSRGFGTCWLGGTFDRSAFSAAMQLPPNQLFPAISPIGYPREKRRILDSAARLLAKSDHRLAWDTLFFKDDFSHPLTQADAGDYAFPLEMLRLAPSAVNKQPWRLVKEADTYHFYARIPAKKEPPAVEIQRVDLGIGACHFHLAAQERGLSGSFVQLPEPAIAAPEQTRYLFSWTAQPAGR from the coding sequence ATGAAAATGGATTTTCCGATTGCACAGACCGTAAAAAAGCGGCATAGTGTTCGCTCCTATCTGCCGCAGCCAGTGCCGGACGATGAAAAAAAGCGCATAGAGGCATACGCCGCCGGTGTACAGAACCCCTTTTCTGTACCGGTTTCGTTCCACTTTGCCGAAAAGCAAGCGGCAACCGGCGGCGAAAAGCTTGGTACGTACGGTGTCATTCAAGGGGCGTCGTACTTCGTGGGGGTCAGCGCCGCCCCCTGTGCGCTGGGACTGGAGGCAATCGGTTACTCCATGGAGCAGGTTCTCCTGTACCTTACCTCCCGCGGATTCGGCACCTGCTGGCTTGGCGGAACCTTTGACCGCAGCGCCTTTTCTGCGGCGATGCAGCTGCCACCAAACCAGCTCTTTCCAGCAATTTCGCCCATCGGCTATCCGCGGGAAAAGCGGAGGATACTGGACTCTGCCGCCCGCCTGCTGGCAAAATCCGACCACCGGCTGGCGTGGGACACGCTGTTTTTCAAGGACGACTTTTCCCATCCGCTGACACAGGCTGATGCCGGCGACTATGCGTTTCCGCTGGAAATGCTGCGGCTGGCGCCCTCTGCGGTCAATAAGCAGCCTTGGCGCCTTGTAAAGGAAGCAGACACCTATCACTTCTACGCACGGATTCCCGCCAAAAAGGAACCGCCCGCAGTCGAAATTCAGCGCGTAGATTTGGGCATTGGCGCGTGCCATTTTCATCTGGCGGCACAGGAACGCGGTCTGTCCGGTTCCTTCGTGCAGCTGCCCGAACCGGCGATTGCCGCACCCGAACAGACACGGTATCTGTTTTCGTGGACGGCACAGCCCGCTGGCCGGTAA
- the hcp gene encoding hydroxylamine reductase — protein MEAKMFCYQCQETAGCTGCTQSGVCGKKPEVAAMQDLLVFVTKGLSAVTTQLRRAGKPVAPEINHLVTLNLFTTITNANFDRDAIAARITDTLQQKQVLLRQVSDQSVLPTAALWNGSRADYEAKAAEVGVLATKDEDIRSLRELITYGLKGLSAYTKHANALLQEDSELDAFLQSALAKTLDDSLLANDLVALTLETGRWGVRGMALLDKANTEAYGNPEITKVRIDVGNRPGILVSGHDLRDLEMLLKQTQGTGVDVYTHSEMLPAHYYPAFKKYPNFIGNYGNAWWKQREEFESFNGPILMTTNCIVPPKDSYKDRLYTTGAAGYPGCRHIPGGVGKEKDFSALIAHAKRCTPPTEIEHGEIIGGFAHAQVFALADKIVDAVKSGAIKKFVVMAGCDGRAKSRSYYEDFAKALPKDTVILTAGCAKYRYNKLALGDIGGIPRVLDAGQCNDSYSLAVIALKLKEIFGVEDINDLPIVYNIAWYEQKAVIVLLALLSLGVKNIHLGPTLPAFLSPNVAKILIDTFGIAGIGTVADDLALFFGNDAAKKPAVTGEMQIGEILRQHPAAAPILTACGMHCLGCPSSQMETLADACLVHGLDLADVLEELNRTLRA, from the coding sequence ATGGAAGCTAAAATGTTTTGCTATCAGTGTCAGGAAACCGCAGGCTGCACCGGCTGCACACAGTCCGGCGTCTGCGGCAAAAAACCGGAAGTCGCCGCCATGCAGGACCTGCTGGTGTTTGTAACCAAGGGACTTTCCGCTGTGACCACACAGCTGCGCCGAGCGGGCAAACCCGTCGCGCCGGAAATCAACCATCTGGTGACGCTGAATCTGTTCACCACCATTACCAACGCAAACTTTGACCGCGATGCCATCGCCGCGCGCATCACCGACACCCTGCAGCAAAAGCAGGTGCTGCTGCGGCAGGTATCCGACCAAAGCGTTCTGCCCACCGCCGCCCTGTGGAACGGCAGCCGTGCGGACTACGAAGCAAAAGCCGCCGAAGTCGGCGTCCTTGCCACAAAGGACGAGGACATTCGCAGCCTGCGCGAGCTGATTACCTACGGGCTGAAAGGTCTTTCCGCTTACACCAAGCACGCCAATGCCCTGCTGCAGGAAGACAGCGAATTGGACGCGTTTCTGCAGAGCGCACTGGCAAAGACTTTGGACGATTCCCTTTTGGCTAACGACCTGGTTGCGCTGACGCTGGAAACGGGGCGCTGGGGCGTGCGGGGCATGGCGCTGCTGGACAAGGCCAACACCGAAGCCTACGGCAATCCCGAAATCACCAAAGTTCGCATCGACGTGGGCAATCGGCCGGGTATTCTGGTTTCTGGTCACGATCTGCGCGACCTGGAAATGCTGCTGAAACAGACGCAAGGCACAGGCGTGGATGTATACACCCACTCGGAAATGCTGCCCGCCCACTACTACCCGGCATTTAAGAAGTACCCGAACTTTATTGGCAACTACGGCAACGCATGGTGGAAGCAGCGTGAAGAATTTGAGAGCTTCAACGGCCCGATTCTGATGACCACCAACTGCATTGTCCCGCCGAAAGACAGCTACAAAGACCGCCTGTACACCACCGGTGCGGCAGGTTATCCCGGCTGCCGGCACATTCCGGGCGGCGTCGGCAAGGAAAAGGATTTCTCCGCACTGATTGCACACGCGAAGCGCTGCACGCCGCCAACAGAGATTGAGCACGGGGAAATCATTGGCGGCTTTGCCCATGCGCAGGTGTTCGCGCTTGCCGACAAGATTGTGGACGCGGTAAAGTCCGGCGCGATTAAAAAATTTGTAGTGATGGCCGGCTGCGACGGGCGCGCAAAGTCCCGCAGCTACTACGAAGACTTTGCCAAGGCACTGCCGAAAGACACTGTCATCCTCACCGCAGGCTGCGCCAAGTACCGGTACAACAAACTTGCCCTCGGCGACATCGGCGGCATTCCGCGCGTGCTGGACGCCGGGCAGTGCAACGACTCCTATTCTCTGGCGGTTATTGCGCTCAAACTGAAAGAGATTTTCGGTGTGGAGGACATTAACGACCTGCCCATTGTATATAATATCGCATGGTACGAGCAGAAAGCCGTCATTGTCCTGCTGGCACTGCTTTCTCTCGGTGTGAAAAACATTCACCTTGGGCCGACACTGCCGGCGTTCCTTTCCCCCAATGTGGCGAAAATTCTGATTGACACCTTCGGCATTGCGGGCATCGGCACCGTTGCGGATGACCTTGCTCTGTTTTTCGGCAATGACGCAGCGAAAAAGCCTGCTGTCACCGGGGAAATGCAAATCGGGGAAATTCTGCGCCAGCACCCCGCCGCCGCACCGATTCTGACCGCGTGCGGTATGCACTGTTTGGGCTGCCCGTCTTCCCAGATGGAAACTCTGGCTGATGCGTGTCTGGTACACGGTCTGGATCTTGCGGATGTTCTGGAGGAACTGAACCGCACGCTCCGCGCATAA
- a CDS encoding ferredoxin — MKAELDRSGCIGCSLCTQTCPKVFQMAEDGFAEVYREDVPEEVAAAAVEAQNGCPVSVITVS, encoded by the coding sequence ATGAAAGCAGAATTAGACAGAAGCGGCTGCATTGGCTGCAGCCTATGCACACAAACCTGCCCGAAAGTCTTTCAGATGGCTGAGGACGGCTTTGCCGAGGTTTATCGAGAAGACGTTCCGGAGGAAGTCGCAGCAGCCGCTGTGGAAGCGCAAAACGGATGTCCCGTTTCCGTCATCACAGTTTCCTGA
- a CDS encoding Crp/Fnr family transcriptional regulator, translating to MVEQLKQSALFAQMTEEEIRGCLTCSKASTAVYQKEEMIFLQTDRPEKLLVLLEGTVVIGSDSREGRRSIVAAFEQPGELFGEVFLFLNRQTYDHYAQAVTPVRLLQIPKDFLYHTCGNNCGYHAKLISNMLSILAHKAYFLNQRLQVVSCATLRQKIAQTLLQNRCAGKLAALDMSREELADYLNAARPSVSRELMKMQQEGLLQVDRRKIFGDAEKLQGLL from the coding sequence ATGGTGGAACAGCTGAAGCAGAGCGCACTGTTTGCGCAGATGACAGAAGAAGAGATTCGTGGATGCCTGACCTGCAGCAAAGCCAGCACCGCCGTGTACCAAAAAGAGGAAATGATCTTTCTGCAGACGGACCGGCCGGAAAAGCTGCTGGTGCTGCTGGAGGGTACGGTGGTCATCGGCAGCGACTCGCGGGAGGGGCGGCGCAGCATTGTGGCGGCGTTTGAGCAGCCGGGCGAGTTGTTTGGGGAGGTGTTCCTGTTTTTGAACCGCCAGACGTACGACCATTATGCGCAAGCGGTGACACCGGTGCGTTTGCTGCAGATTCCGAAGGATTTTTTGTACCATACCTGTGGAAACAACTGCGGGTACCACGCAAAGCTGATTTCCAATATGCTTTCGATTCTTGCGCACAAAGCATATTTTTTGAATCAGCGGCTGCAGGTTGTTTCCTGTGCAACGCTTCGCCAGAAGATTGCACAGACCCTGCTACAGAACCGCTGCGCGGGCAAGCTGGCGGCGCTAGACATGAGCCGCGAGGAGCTGGCAGATTACCTGAATGCCGCGCGGCCGTCCGTTTCGCGGGAACTGATGAAAATGCAGCAGGAGGGGCTGCTGCAAGTGGACAGGCGGAAGATTTTTGGCGATGCGGAAAAACTGCAAGGTTTGCTGTGA
- a CDS encoding LDCC motif putative metal-binding protein: MTNPFVNMKNAWKRWLNRMAKANQQAYGSGVPDCCKMNRQTSQQKKP, translated from the coding sequence ATGACCAATCCTTTTGTAAACATGAAAAACGCGTGGAAACGCTGGCTAAACCGCATGGCGAAAGCCAATCAGCAAGCGTATGGCAGCGGCGTGCCGGACTGCTGCAAGATGAACCGACAGACTTCTCAGCAGAAAAAACCGTGA
- a CDS encoding LysR family transcriptional regulator, protein MSVSYEYYRIFYYVAKYQSFTKAANILLNGQPNITRCMNNLEHELGCRLFLRTNRGVTLTPEGEKLYAHVAVAYEQIRAGEEELSTDKTLQSGILSIGTSETALYGLLLEKLRSFHMTYPGIRLRISNQSTPQALSALKNGMVDIAVVTTPTGAHKPLHETPLKSFREVLIGGPQFAFLAEKSFHLHELTQYPFICLGKDTMTYAFYNRLFLQHGLPLQPDTETATTDQILLLVKNDLGIGFLPENMAEEALAHGDVFQIFLKDVIPERSICLVEDTDRPLNIAAGRFRSVLLDSGCRPSGSL, encoded by the coding sequence ATGAGTGTCAGTTATGAGTATTACCGCATTTTTTACTATGTTGCGAAGTATCAAAGCTTTACAAAAGCCGCAAATATCCTGCTGAACGGCCAGCCAAATATCACCCGCTGCATGAACAACCTGGAGCATGAGCTGGGCTGCAGGCTTTTTCTGCGCACCAACCGCGGCGTTACCCTTACGCCGGAGGGGGAAAAGCTTTACGCGCACGTCGCCGTCGCCTACGAACAGATTCGTGCCGGCGAAGAGGAACTTTCCACCGATAAGACCCTGCAGAGTGGCATCCTTTCCATCGGCACCAGTGAAACGGCGCTGTACGGTCTTTTACTGGAAAAGCTGCGCAGCTTTCACATGACTTACCCCGGTATCCGTCTGCGCATCTCCAATCAGTCTACCCCACAAGCGCTTTCCGCACTCAAAAACGGCATGGTCGACATTGCCGTGGTGACCACCCCCACCGGCGCCCACAAGCCGCTGCACGAAACCCCCTTAAAGTCGTTTCGCGAAGTCTTAATCGGCGGCCCGCAGTTCGCCTTTCTGGCAGAAAAATCCTTTCATCTGCACGAACTCACGCAGTACCCCTTCATCTGCCTTGGCAAAGACACCATGACGTATGCGTTTTACAACCGACTGTTTCTGCAGCATGGGCTGCCCCTGCAGCCGGACACAGAAACCGCCACCACTGACCAGATTCTGCTGCTGGTCAAAAATGATCTGGGCATCGGCTTTCTGCCCGAAAACATGGCGGAAGAAGCGCTTGCGCACGGCGATGTGTTTCAAATCTTTTTAAAAGACGTCATTCCGGAACGCTCCATCTGTCTGGTAGAGGACACCGACCGCCCGCTGAATATTGCCGCCGGCAGGTTCCGCAGTGTACTGCTGGACTCTGGCTGCCGACCGTCCGGCTCTCTTTAA
- a CDS encoding cytidylate kinase-like family protein, which translates to MSNQRFVVTISHQLGCGGAYIGQKIAEEFQIPFVDRDILKRVADELHLAEADLENRDERLSSVWEKLTEQMYTAPAAGWVPQYHPSDKELFYLESEYILKIAEKTSAVILGRGGRYLLRDAPRHVRIFVTAEMPERVERVAALFHISKDAAKTKIETNDQQRIAFNRTFTKSDRLDVRLYDLAVNTSALGLDCAANLVLQSVRAKLSLKEV; encoded by the coding sequence ATGAGTAATCAGCGGTTTGTGGTAACCATCAGCCATCAGCTTGGCTGCGGAGGGGCGTACATCGGGCAGAAAATCGCGGAGGAATTTCAGATTCCTTTTGTGGATCGCGATATTCTGAAGCGAGTTGCCGATGAGCTGCACCTGGCGGAAGCGGATTTGGAGAACCGTGACGAGCGGCTTTCTTCCGTATGGGAGAAGCTGACGGAGCAGATGTATACGGCGCCGGCGGCGGGCTGGGTGCCCCAGTACCACCCGAGCGATAAGGAGCTTTTCTATTTGGAGTCGGAGTATATCCTGAAAATCGCGGAAAAAACCTCTGCGGTGATTTTGGGTCGCGGCGGCCGCTATCTGCTTCGGGATGCACCGCGGCACGTCCGCATTTTTGTCACGGCAGAAATGCCGGAACGGGTGGAACGTGTAGCGGCGCTTTTCCACATTTCCAAAGATGCCGCAAAGACAAAAATTGAAACGAATGACCAGCAGCGGATTGCGTTTAACCGCACATTTACCAAGTCTGACCGCCTGGATGTGCGCCTGTATGATCTGGCTGTGAACACGTCGGCACTAGGGCTGGACTGTGCGGCAAACCTTGTGCTGCAGAGCGTGCGCGCCAAGCTGTCCCTGAAAGAAGTTTGA
- a CDS encoding D-alanyl-D-alanine carboxypeptidase family protein: MKKKLKQWLCTTCAAIFVLVTVTIPVQAVNLNPGFIPQSKALELVNLDSGDTVYAKNENLKVPQASTTKIMTFIVASQLIKDPKGTIVTISNDVQAQLPNRSFVTVQLAVGEKISALNLMYCMLIPSGNDAAIALAESASGGNLSQFVQLMNQKAKDLGCANTNYTNVFGKYDKDHYTTVSDLAKIYKYAQTLPLFKQITSTASYTVPATNYTPARKLKTSNKLLDKTSSYYYAPCTTGKTGTSDEAGYCLVSTASKDGVNYLCAALGAPSVKNGKAVVTNGAFEDSRQLYTWAFDSLKKQDILSKSKAVATVPVQQAKDKKQQLSVVPASDYSAMLPTGGTSPTTKVSLPKSIAAPVKKGQKIGTVTVLYNNETLATVSLVASDDVEQYVAFYKTSWFRTAATVVGVAAVIVLAAFLLRALRSRHRRGGGSRKYRGRRSASKNRSRRHTGSYHNYH; this comes from the coding sequence ATGAAAAAGAAACTGAAACAATGGCTCTGCACGACCTGTGCGGCGATTTTTGTTCTTGTAACAGTGACCATTCCCGTACAGGCAGTGAACCTGAACCCCGGCTTCATCCCGCAAAGCAAAGCGTTGGAACTTGTCAATCTCGACAGCGGCGACACCGTTTACGCCAAAAATGAAAATCTAAAAGTTCCACAGGCCTCTACAACGAAAATTATGACTTTTATTGTAGCGTCCCAGTTGATTAAAGACCCCAAAGGCACCATCGTCACCATTTCAAACGATGTGCAGGCACAACTGCCGAACCGTTCCTTTGTCACCGTGCAGCTGGCTGTGGGAGAAAAAATTTCCGCTCTGAACCTGATGTACTGTATGCTCATCCCCTCCGGCAATGATGCCGCCATCGCGCTGGCAGAATCCGCATCGGGCGGCAATCTGTCGCAGTTCGTACAGCTGATGAATCAAAAAGCCAAAGACCTCGGCTGTGCCAACACCAATTACACCAATGTATTCGGCAAGTACGATAAAGACCACTATACAACGGTCAGCGACCTTGCAAAGATTTACAAATACGCACAGACGCTGCCGCTGTTTAAGCAAATCACATCCACCGCATCCTACACCGTCCCTGCCACCAACTACACGCCGGCACGCAAACTGAAAACCTCTAACAAGCTGTTGGACAAAACCTCCAGTTATTACTATGCACCCTGCACCACCGGAAAAACCGGCACTTCTGACGAGGCCGGCTACTGTCTGGTATCCACTGCCTCCAAAGACGGCGTTAATTACCTTTGTGCAGCTTTAGGCGCACCAAGTGTCAAAAACGGGAAAGCAGTCGTGACCAACGGGGCATTTGAGGACTCACGCCAGCTTTACACCTGGGCGTTTGATTCGCTGAAAAAGCAGGACATCCTCTCAAAATCCAAAGCAGTGGCAACGGTGCCGGTGCAGCAGGCAAAAGACAAAAAGCAGCAGCTGTCGGTCGTGCCCGCTTCCGATTACAGCGCGATGCTGCCGACCGGCGGAACCAGTCCCACCACCAAGGTGTCCTTGCCGAAAAGTATTGCGGCGCCTGTGAAAAAAGGGCAGAAAATCGGCACGGTGACCGTACTGTACAATAACGAAACGCTGGCAACTGTCAGTCTGGTTGCCTCTGACGATGTGGAGCAATACGTTGCCTTTTACAAGACATCATGGTTCCGCACCGCCGCGACAGTCGTTGGCGTGGCAGCCGTTATTGTTTTGGCAGCCTTTCTACTGCGCGCCTTGCGCAGCCGCCACCGCCGGGGCGGCGGCAGCCGCAAATACCGTGGACGCCGCAGTGCCAGCAAAAACCGCAGCAGGCGCCATACAGGCAGTTACCACAACTACCATTGA